A single Plasmodium malariae genome assembly, chromosome: 6 DNA region contains:
- the TopoI gene encoding topoisomerase I, putative encodes MEIKENDHGDDDNTSDDDLLIDSIKKKQCCVNIFDQKPINEGSKNEDVISEKVIANNNNTTHVKKENDVVVQSVNKKEHIKDDVKKNPKEEHDVLQNEGVLTKTKSASHSSDETNKILSAVNKNEDDKNKELLKSNSKGSVKVKNQVSKVKKETNKKPKKVLKKSEENFEPINRWWEKIDVQTDLQWQYLEHRGIIFAPPYVKHNIPIFYKSTKIELNEKSEELATYWCSVIGSDYCTKEKFILNFFKTFISTLEKNNIIRQENENKVKKGDISNFKFIDFMPIKDHLAKLREDKLNRTKEEKEEEKKMRAEKELPYTYALVDWIREKISSNKAEPPGLFRGRGEHPKQGLLKKRIFPEDVVINISKDAPAPRLYGNMCGHNWGDTYHDNKVTWLAYYKDSINDQIKYTFLSAQSKFKGYKDLMKYENARKLKSCVHKIRDDYKNKMRNKSILDKQLGTAVYLIDFLALRVGGEKDIDEEADTVGCCSLRVEHVSFAHMVPIKNENVTNNGEKDNDKINRIPLPKNLDDILEVDCYITLDFLGKDSIRYFNTVKIDKQAYINMITFCKNKSKEEGVFDYINCSKLNEYLKEIMPTLSAKVFRTYNASITLDQQLKRIKEINGKSDDDLFLFDDSDIQKNKRRKLGNVSSPTSISSDISDSTQNEKSNPVEEDVINDSTSSNNKNILKENNAEDKNSPIEVDVSNVNDLINFFNNANREVAILCNHQRSIPKQHDTAMSKIKKQIEIFTEDIKEYKKYLQYLKRDNNSNNNNKKKNNNQNVDNKFTFVSKVVTLDGTLRPNKVKDNMKEESCKKKLTALIKKVELLKNQMKVRDDNKTIALGTSKINYMDPRITVAFCKRFEIPIEKIFNRSLRIKFPWAMFATKNFCF; translated from the coding sequence atggaaataaaagAGAATGATCATGGAGACGATGACAACACATCGGATGATGATCTATTAATTGACAgtattaagaaaaaacagTGTTGTGTTAACATATTTGACCAAAAACCAATAAACGAAGGTAGCAAAAATGAAGACGTCATATCTGAAAAGGTTAtagcaaataataataatacaaccCATGTAAAGAAGGAAAATGATGTTGTTGTTCAAAGTGTGAATAAGAAAGAACATATAAAAGATGATGTAAAGAAAAATCCAAAAGAAGAACACGACGTTCTTCAAAATGAGGGTGTACTTACTAAAACAAAAAGCGCATCTCATTCTAGTGatgaaacaaataaaattttgagcgcagtaaataaaaatgaagatgataaaaataaagagttATTAAAGAGCAATAGTAAAGGAAGTGTGAAGGTAAAAAATCAAGTTAgcaaagtaaaaaaagaaacaaataaaaaaccCAAAAAGGTACTTAAAAAATCGGAAGAAAATTTTGAACCAATAAATAGATGGTGGGAAAAAATAGATGTCCAGACGGATCTACAATGGCAATATTTAGAACATAGAGGAATTATATTTGCGCCACCATatgtaaaacataatattccaattttttataaaagtactaaaatagaattaaatgAGAAATCAGAAGAATTAGCTACCTATTGGTGTAGTGTTATAGGTAGTGATTATTGCACAAAAGAAaagtttatattaaatttttttaaaacatttataagtactttagagaaaaataacattattagacaagaaaatgaaaataaggtaaaaaaaggagatatatcaaattttaaatttattgatTTTATGCCAATTAAAGATCATTTAGCTAAATTAAGAgaagataaattaaatagaacaaaagaagaaaaagaggaagaaaaaaaaatgagagcGGAAAAAGAATTACCGTATACCTATGCACTTGTTGACTGGATTCGAGAAAAAATTTCAAGTAATAAAGCAGAACCTCCAGGTCTATTCAGAGGAAGAGGAGAACATCCTAAACAgggtttattaaaaaaaagaatttttccAGAAGATGTAGTAATTAATATAAGTAAAGATGCACCTGCGCCTCGGCTTTATGGTAATATGTGTGGACATAACTGGGGAGATACTTATCATGATAATAAAGTAACATGGTTAGCATATTACAAAGATAGCATTAATGaccaaataaaatatacatttttatccGCACAATCTAAATTTAAAGGGTATAAagatttaatgaaatatgaaaatgcaAGAAAGTTAAAATCTTGTGTTCATAAAATTAGAGatgattataaaaacaaaatgagaaataaaagtattttgGATAAACAGTTAGGTACAGCTGTTTATTTAATAGATTTTTTAGCTTTAAGAGTTGGAGGAGAAAAGGATATAGACGAAGAAGCAGATACCGTAGGTTGTTGTAGTTTACGAGTAGAACATGTTAGTTTTGCTCATATGGTAcctattaaaaatgaaaacgtAACTAATAATGGCGAAAAGgataatgataaaattaatagaatACCATTACCAAAAAATTTAGATGATATTTTGGAAGTAGATTGTTATATAACTCTGGATTTTTTAGGTAAAGATAGTATTCGCTATTTTAACACAGTAAAAATTGATAAGcaagcatatataaatatgatcacattttgtaaaaataaaagcaaagAAGAAGGAGTATttgattatataaattgctcaaaattaaatgaatatttaaaagaaattatgcCAACATTATCAGCCAAGGTTTTTCGTACATATAATGCATCCATTACACTTGATCAgcaattaaaaagaataaaagaaattaatggGAAATCAGATGAtgatttgtttttatttgatGATTCGGatatacagaaaaataagaGGAGAAAGTTAGGAAACGTAAGTTCTCCTACAAGTATCTCAAGTGATATTAGTGATTCAAcgcaaaatgaaaaaagtaatCCTGTTGAAGAAGATGTAATAAATGATAGCACATcatctaataataaaaacatattaaagGAAAACAATGCAGAAGACAAGAATTCGCCCATAGAGGTAGATGTTTCGAATGTTAATGATCTTATTAACTTTTTCAATAATGCAAATAGGGAGGTTGCTATTTTGTGTAATCATCAAAGAAGTATTCCGAAACAACATGACACAGCAATgtcaaaaataaagaaacagATAGAAATTTTTACCGAagatataaaagaatataaaaaatatctgCAATACTTAAAAAGagataataatagtaataataataataagaagaaGAATAATAATCAAAATGTTGACAATAAATTTACCTTCGTTTCTAAGGTTGTCACGTTAGATGGAACCTTAAGACCGAACAAAGTGAAGGATAACATGAAAGAAGAATcttgtaaaaaaaaacttactGCTCTTATCAAAAAAGTagaacttttaaaaaatcaaatgaAAGTAAGAGatgataataaaacaattgCTTTAGGAACGtccaaaataaattacatggATCCAAGAATAACTGTTGCTTTTTGTAAAAGGTTTGAAATAccaatagaaaaaatatttaatagaaGTTTAAGGATTAAATTTCCATGGGCAATGTTTGCTACAAAAAATTTCtgcttttaa
- the PmUG01_06014500 gene encoding conserved Plasmodium protein, unknown function — protein MYIGLLSHEIDNNFNLKNDSKFGGDPLWLCGKEPTGLNLKCSICKNSLTFLFQISTSYDEYVRVLYFFCCMNSTKCNVNKNSWVCIKGKKKVCDNSNNDIEEKEQKNKLKMLDMYQNESVKKDGVHNSIFFNDTDSNNCSTKEKGKQCVFNFTNENIKKEDVNIEYINSKEEKLIDWNSLFSKSSKDQKLNDSFLGNSIRESLNCINEKYKNGYSSMTSSNIINTYENFNNKYDKLINCSCKMDDNVHELNKHDDKLNPKIYEVTGSSAFKLPCYYICIVEDDEEYGKDYLYEKAKKMHETYEHNKHFMKDEEYIDKENDNIDDINNIEESFENDFNGCVKFYSYLSKNYNQILRYSYNGKFLYMYKSTKFHIKKKTMTCTHCKNKLVFELQLFSTFIYEIEKRLDEKKKNSLKNILNNFNVGNVIIFTCEKDCVIIDNMYLYEHVELEIF, from the coding sequence atgtatatcgGACTGTTGTCACATGAAATCGacaataattttaacttGAAAAATGATTCAAAATTCGGGGGTGATCCCCTGTGGTTATGTGGAAAAGAACCAACAGGTTTAAATTTGAAATGTTccatatgtaaaaatagtttaacatttttatttcaaatatcAACATCATATGACGAATACGTAAGAGtactgtattttttttgctgCATGAATAGTACGAAATGTAACGTGAATAAGAATAGTTGGGTATGTATTAAAGGGAAGAAAAAGGTATGTGACAACTCAAATAATGATATTGAAGaaaaagagcaaaaaaataaattgaagaTGTTGGACATGTATCAAAATGAGAGTGTAAAGAAAGATGGTGTTCATAactcaatattttttaacgacactgatagtaataattgtagtactaaggaaaaaggaaaacaatgtgtttttaatttcactaatgaaaatataaaaaaggaagacgtaaatatagaatatattaattctaaGGAAGAAAAACTAATTGATTGGAATTCcttattttcaaaaagtaGCAAAgatcaaaaattaaatgattcTTTCCTTGGTAATTCCATAAGGGAGAGCTTAAAttgtataaatgaaaaatacaaaaatggtTATAGTAGTATGACCAgcagtaatataataaatacctatgaaaattttaataataaatatgacaAGTTAATAAATTGCAGTTGTAAAATGGATGATAATGTAcatgaattaaataaacatgATGATAAATTGAATCCTAAAATTTATGAAGTTACCGGAAGCAGTGCATTTAAACTCCcctgttattatatatgcatagtGGAGGATGATGAAGAATATGGAAAggattatttatatgaaaaagcTAAAAAGATGCATGAAACGTATGAACATAATAAACACTTTATGAAAGATGAGGAATACATAGACAaggaaaatgataatatagatgatattaataatatagaagAAAGTTTTGAAAATGATTTTAATGGATGcgtaaaattttattcttatttaagcaaaaattataacCAAATATTAAGATATTCATACAATGGGAAATTTCTTTACATGTATAAGTCCACAAAGTTTcatataaagaagaaaacaaTGACATGTACACActgcaaaaataaattggtATTTGAACTGCAACTGTTCTCAACCTTTATATATGAGATAGAAAAAAGACTTGatgagaaaaagaaaaattctttaaaaaatatcttaaataattttaacgtaggaaatgtaattatattcaCTTGTGAAAAAGACTGCGTCATTATTgataatatgtatttgtatgaGCATGTTGAGTTGGAAATTTTCTAG
- the SIP gene encoding stripes inner membrane complex protein, putative has product MSKIFSESHSHTKNNSDEKSRIEDDLISNSGSNSSSIKLNRKSVYSKNSNVQQLLARIAQEIDERKPSNVIHFIVDFLCKHYPKHLHGFEAVWNGDPDLEQERILVVEFFKHQKLPVEISVHFISAGFDTVETLCTLSTNSLDDVEKFNNIRWLPGHKIRLQQTFNDITNRVRNFKEQRDTLVKSLKQEFLSTSSLLNSIIVPKRVNPMLMPILPRATSPFNVSTRTGNYLTIGKTIPTSHIFKG; this is encoded by the exons atgtCCAAAATTTTTAGTGAGTCGCACTCCCATACGAAAAATAATTCCGATGAGAAATCAAGAATAGAAGATGACTTAATATCAAACTCAGGAAGTAATTCAAGTTCcattaaattaaataggAAAAGCGTTTATAGTAAAAATTCTAACGTTCAACAACTACTAGCAAGAATAGCTCAG GAAATTGATGAAAGAAAGCCGAGCAATGTAATACACTTTATTGttgattttttatgtaaacaCTACCCGAAGCATTTACATGGTTTTGAGGCTGTATGGAACGGAg atCCTGACTTGGAACAAGAAAGAATACTGGTGGTTGAATTTTTCAAGCATCAAAAATTACCAGTAGAAATATCTGTCCATTTTATCAGTGCTGGATTTGACACAGTTGAAACTTTATGTACATTATCTACGAATTCCCTTGATGATgtagaaaaatttaataatattagatGGTTACCTGGACATAAAATTCGATTGCAACAAACCTTTAACGATATTACTAACAGAGTTAGAAATTTCAAAGAACAAAGAGATACGTTAGTAAAATCTCTGAAACAAGAATTCCTAAGTACATCATCTTTACTTAATTCTATTATAGTTCCAAAAAGAGTAAATCCTATGCTTATGCCAATTCTTCCGCGTGCAACTTCCCCATTTAATGTTTCTACTAGAACAGGCAATTATTTAACAATAGGTAAAACAATACCTACTTCCCATATTTTCAAAGGGTAA
- the PmUG01_06014700 gene encoding peptidyl-prolyl cis-trans isomerase, putative: MKFFKKENEEEMKEITTHNKKEEKDLNSSGDESSDGSFGPVPLEEIRGKGDKERDDEHDDNDNDIDKSEKALKNAEKESPLCMHSKKEENTSSHKRKIEGIRRNREKKKKINIEKIEETRKIKKIKKIKINNDIYLKNIPTNKNYEVSYMHTDVVTHILVSNKKKYIVTGSANGVIKFWYKNVGSIEFVKHFKIHSDEIICLFISEDEELLGSLSKDKTYKQFDISSFDMNIIIKLDFFPKTGEFVFSSLFSASVKVAISSNEKPCIYIYKPFESDICTQVINFSSRIIEIIRYNKMYNLCVLSDNSGLIDIVDVTNFKFPKYDHESSRYSTVTDSAVTTSSTAVSTAATTTATASTSAEMRKDRSDEKDTNISNKRYNLIKKLEFSFKSETDLYELCKYKTYALCINISLDGEFMAILSENYFLRIYKFKTMKLYRVYDESTEMYLTAQNDPLKKELHIDSLDFGKRLFIEKEIKKHIKSKNIKLDMITFDESNQYIIYSTFIGIKVVNFITNQLCYIIGKNETNLRYLSLSLYQKIIPVNKINNNIHESLYINENNISDCALFCTVYKKCRFYIFTKKLLNDHELDERDIYNEQPSKNDLNSFISAPLKNIENNTKIPKSAVIYTTMGEIYITFFHKECKKTVQNFSVHSINGYYNNCIFHRIIKHFMIQTGDPTGDGTGGESIWGNEFEDEFFDHLNHSKPFMVSMANCGPNTNGSQFFITTVPCPWLDFKHTVFGKVTQGTKVVLDIEKVRTDKKDKPLEDIKILNIKINH; the protein is encoded by the coding sequence ATgaaattctttaaaaaagaaaatgaggAGGAAATGAAGGAAATTACGACCcataacaaaaaagaagaaaaagatcTTAATTCTTCAGGTGATGAATCTAGTGATGGTAGTTTTGGTCCAGTGCCCTTAGAGGAAATCAGAGGCAAAGGCGACAAAGAAAGGGACGATGAACatgatgataatgataatgatattGATAAAAGTGAGAAAGCGTTAAAGAATGCGGAAAAGGAATCTCCTCTTTGTATGCATTCAAAAAAGGAAGAGAATACATCATcacataaaagaaaaattgaaggtataagaagaaatagagaaaaaaaaaaaaaaattaatattgaaaaaattgaagaaacacgaaaaataaaaaaaataaaaaaaataaaaataaacaatgaTATATACTTAAAGAATATCCcaactaataaaaattacgaaGTAAGTTACATGCACACGGATGTTGTAACACACATCCTTGtaagtaataaaaagaaatatatagttACGGGAAGTGCTAATGGAGTAATAAAATTCTGGTATAAAAATGTAGGATCCATCGAATTtgtaaaacattttaaaattcattcggatgaaattatttgtttgtttatttcaGAAGATGAAGAATTATTAGGAAGTTTATCAAAAGAcaaaacatataaacaatTTGATATTAGTAGCTTTGATatgaacataataataaaattggaTTTCTTCCCCAAAACTGGagaatttgttttttcatccCTTTTTTCTGCTTCGGTAAAAGTAGCTATATCATCAAATGAAAAAccgtgcatatatatttacaaaccGTTCGAAAGTGATATATGCACACaagtaataaattttagTTCTAGGATAATTGAAATAataagatataataaaatgtacaacCTTTGTGTGCTAAGCGATAATAGTGGACTTATTGATATAGTGGATgtaacaaattttaaattccCCAAGTACGATCATGAAAGTAGCAGATATAGCACTGTTACTGATAGTGCTGTTACTACTTCTAGTACTGCTGTTAGTACTGCTGCTACTACCACAGCTACTGCTTCAACAAGTGCTGAGATGAGAAAGGACAGAAGTGATGAAAAAGACACAAACATATCAAATAAAAGATACAAtctgataaaaaaattagaattttCCTTTAAAAGTGAAACTGATTTATACGAAttgtgtaaatataaaacatatgcACTATGCATAAACATTAGTTTAGATGGGGAATTTATGGCAATTTTATCTGAAAACTATTTCTtacgaatatataaatttaaaactaTGAAGTTATATAGGGTATATGATGAAAGCACAGAAATGTATTTAACGGCTCAAAATGACcctttaaaaaaggaattacaTATTGATAGTTTAGATTTTGGAAAAAGGCTTTTTATTgagaaagaaataaaaaaacatataaaaagtaaaaatataaaattagataTGATTACTTTTGATGAATCAAatcaatatattatatattccaCTTTTATTGGTATAAAAGTTGTGAACTTTATAACTAATCAGTTATGTTACATAATTGGAAAAAACGAAACAAATTTACGATATTTGTCTCTTTCcttatatcaaaaaataatacccgttaacaaaattaataataatattcatgagtctttatatattaatgaaaataacatATCTGATTGTGCTTTATTTTGCACTGTATATAAAAAGTGTcggttttatatttttacaaaaaaattattaaatgatCATGAACTAGATGAaagagatatatataatgaacaaCCAAGCAAAAATGATTTAAACTCTTTTATATCAGCACCTTTAAAAAACATTGAAAATAACACGAAAATTCCGAAAAGTGCAGTCATCTATACTACTATGggagaaatatatattaccttTTTTCATAAAGAATGCAAGAAAACAGTGCAAAATTTTTCTGTTCATTCAATTAATggatattataataattgtatttttcatCGAATTATCAAACATTTTATGATTCAAACTGGTGACCCCACAGGTGATGGTACAGGGGGAGAAAGTATTTGGGGGAATGAATTTGAAGATGAATTTTTCGATCATCTCAATCACTCCAAACCCTTTATGGTATCAATGGCAAATTGTGGACCCAATACTAATGGTTCCCAGTTTTTTATCACTACTGTCCCCTGTCCCTGGCTTGATTTTAAACACACAGTTTTTGGTAAAGTAACTCAGGGAACTAAGGTTGTTTTGGATATAGAAAAAGTCCGTACTGATAAGAAGGACAAACCCCTAGAGGatatcaaaattttaaacataaaaattaaccaTTAA